Genomic window (Gadus chalcogrammus isolate NIFS_2021 chromosome 3, NIFS_Gcha_1.0, whole genome shotgun sequence):
AATATCTAAATGTTGATGCAAGAAAATCTGTCTGGGTGCACACAAAAGCCTGGCTAAGTGTGAAAATGACCCCAGTAGTTTTAGGTGAAATCCCATTGTGTTCCACTGTGCAATACATATCATCCAGAGTGGGAAAAACCTTGATCCCCCATGTTCTTTGTTAATATAGTTTGCTCTATTGCTATTTAAGAAGTAGGATACGAAATGTATGTACAAATACATAGACCTACCAATTGCTACTTGAGTTATAGCTACTATTATAGTTTAATTTTCAGATGATATTACCTGTCTGATATTTATGAATAGGGTAAATAGCTTCAGTTGCAAATGGACATAGTGCAGGTTTTAACAAGTTATATTTTTGTCCAGTTTAAACTAACTGATTGGTTTAAAGTTTGGAACTGTGTTTTTCAAAACCAGGGGAGCCGAAGGTGACCGAACAGGTTGACAACGCTACCCTGACCTATTCTGAAAAGGTACCATCCCTTCAACTAACCACACCCATCACAAGCATCACCCATGTTACTTTAATCACCACAGATATcacagggtgtccgcggaggtcttaaaagtcttaaaaagtcttaaattcatttttctaaatttaaggccttaaaaagtcttaaattcgtcaaaaatgtcatatgctggtcttaaatgtataactcggaggtcttaaatttgtcggggccgggctatttaattattattttttttctcgcgggacttttcgtgaaggagatgtacgagaggctactttcttgctagctgcatatataaaccaatgtctgcgcgcttgctagctagtctgcaacaataggtaaatgcaagttcaacgtcagttggctggaagacgtccgttgccaacccagaacaggccagatgcattccgtgcaaaagtagcctacattcaagctcggcaccatggggattaaggctgtcgtcaaccatatgcagagccaaaaacataaaacctccgccaggagccacacacagaccccagccatttctacgttttgcatctctgatccggcgccaccgccgcagacggtccgcgctgctagcactgacctgagggtagcatttggtgcgacaccaacactgaaagcggaggtgttgtggattctaaacacagtggtcaagcaccagtcctacaactcgaatgaggggataggagatctcttcggtttgatgttccctgactctcaaatcgcgagcacctttactgctggaagggacaaaacggcgtatataactcgcttcggactagcgcctttcatccgaaacgagctaatctgcagcgtcaacaaggctgattttgttttgatgtttgagacgttgaaccacgccactaaaagcaagcaacttgacgtgcacgtccgatattgggtcggagatcaagtgcattcccggtacttgggctcgcaattcatggggccccacatatatgggggtaaaagggatgatgatgcataatattttttagacaatatgcagaatcttttcccttacgaattaacacggtcggctatttttgccagcacgccaccctagccatagtatgggcaaccgtgttccccttggctgtgatttgaactttgaattcctcgtaggagttcataataatacattgctcgccttggatgaaatacaccgctcttgcgtgatttattttgcataagggtgagtcaaatgacgcgagaaacgccccttttatgtgaacgcgcattgaacctaaagcggaaaacctggttcaactaatttaatctaaagtgagcgtcgtggtaccatttaactgtgattttgagttgcggctctgtcgagccaggttttcccaagaaagcctgggtatgttcaacgaggttcgttgtataccccccaggtcttactgaaggcatttatttaatggtgaaaatattattaaccagtggcgtaaatatcgacggtgcaaccggtgcagctgccccccccctccctctcaacaactcacaacttAGGTGCACCATAAAtgcgtgctggtgcacccaacttaaaaatttaggcgcaccagtgcacccaaggaaaaagttagtctggagccctggagtatcactttatgttcaataaacagacagaaagtaaacttgaatgagtctcattgagtgacacacatgctatgcttgggttgtaatacagcgggatcccccccaccatcgcgggtttaaggtcttaaatttcattgaaggtggtattaaaaaggtcttaaaaagtcttaaatttgacttgctgaaacctgcagataccctgtatCACCTTTTGTCTGTGCTTTTGATCTCCTTCTTCCAATATGATCTGTGTCCAGTTTCTCGACTTTTCTTGAGAATAGGACTGCAACTAACAAACGTTTGCTGTTTTGTTATTTAGTCTTTGAATCACAAAATATGTGATGTCCTAATTCTGCATGCTTTAACTGACAAGCAGCCAAGAAaactaaataataattatttataaagATCCTTCAaccaattattttaatttatatatatttgtattcttgTCATTACATTTTCAATAGATTTTCTGTCTATCAACTTATCGTTGCAGTCCTACTTGAGAGCGCTGAGACATTGGAAACATGTTTATTGGCTAAGCCTTGTCTGGCTTGTGTTTTCCCATAGTTGAACTCCCTTGTTGAGGCGTTTGGAACCACAAGACAGAGGAGAGCCCTGAACTCTCATCGGCTGAACAGGGTGGGCGCCGAGTCCCTGCAGCAGGTCGTGGCCAAGGCTGCCAACAGCGTGATCGAACAAAAGGGATTTGCAGGTAAacgcgtctgtttgtgtgctaaCAATGTCCATTCGCTTGGATCTTTTGGGTGGAAATCTGCTGCTTTTGGTCAACCATTGGATGTGTAGGAAATGCAGGAGATGATTTTGTGCCACCTATATATTTCTTTAGGTCAGTCTTCTTAAATACTCTTCTCACTTTTGTCTTCTCCCTCAGCTCTCAGTGAAGAGCTCCATGAGGCCAGTAACCAACTAGACATGGCTTTATACATCCCCCCATGCTACCCTGACGCTGAAAGGCCTGAAGATGTCTACTTGTTTGATGACCGTATGTTTTACCATTAATCGGAACTAACTTGGTTTCTTCACCACATTAACATCTCCATCGTACGTGTTCTAAAAGCTGCTGCATATACGTTGTTTTCCTTTCATTGTTTGCTAGTCTTGTCCCCGGCGGATTATGAAGAGTTGGCTGTAGCTGGTTCCCAAATGGCTGCTCTGGCAGAAGAGGGTCTGCAGACATTGAAGGATGGCAAATGGTAGgattctgtctccctccctctctaaagCATGATGGCTGCCTAATAGACGGTGACTGATTCTTGATAagccttacttttttttttttttcatgcaacAGTTTGAGCATCGTTAAGCATATGGAATCTCTACCGAGTGGAAAGGATGCCAGGGAGAAGATGTTGCGCTGCTGTGCCTACCTCTACCTGCTCTTGCAGCTGTATCGAGCGGGAAGGGTTAATGGCAAATGTGAGTGCTTGATGACAATTAAATACATGTCAATGGTGCCAGTTATTTTTGCCCATACAtgcattttcttatttttcctgTTCACTGTATTCCAGTTGGCCAGAATGAAGGGTGCACCTTCGATCTCCGGAGAAAAATCTTCAAGACCTTTACTGTGGAGACCTTTTGGAAAGGCCGGTATGACAGCATCTTTTTATTCACTTTTGTCTGCCCACGTGGTACAGTACATGTATAGCTCTGGGCCTATTTCTAAGCCGTCAGTCCAGAATGTACATCAATAatctatttatttgattaaaccCAAATCTTAACACAGACGTCTTTCCCATTTCCTTGCAGTCTGAATAACCAAGTGTCCCCGTCCATGCGTGCGAAGATTGCAGCCTACTGCCTCGCACTGCAGCTACACATGGGTTTCATGTCGGTGAACCTGACGCTGCTGCAGCGAGACCTGTTAGTCAAGGAGATGTGGTAAGTGTGCTGTTCGCTCACAAAATCTGGCTTTAGATTAATATCTAAAGTGATGGCAGGCAACCTCAAAACTGGGGGGACGGTTGGTTACATGTATTCATGGCGTCATATTTTTTTTGCCCGTCACGTTGCTGGAGGCGTGGATCTGTGAGCACGTAAATTGCGAACACAAACTAGGCCAGCACTAGTAAACAGTTCAAACGGCCACCCTCTTGGACTGGCAACCGCataaataaatactttttaAGGTACTCTTCTGAAAGCAAAACTTTAAAACAATCGTTTTCTTTGGTAGAATGTCTCCGtaacaaaacaagaaacaagtCGTAACTCCGCCCCTTGCAGTTTTTTCGTTTCCGACCCAGGAGATCTTGACCCAAGAAGTTGTGCTGTAACATAGAACTCCTGGATCTGAGATTCTGCAGCTAAACCGGTGCAGAGGCACAGCATTCTAATCTACATGGCCAActgattttgaaaaaaaaattgtgaagcAGCCAGACTGGCCCACTCCACAAAGCTATGAAAAATCGGGTTCTCCCTCCTACTTGATCAAAAAGTTTGACAGGAAGTCATTATTCAGTTTAattaactttttgtttttatctttcAGGATAATGGAGGTTGCCAAATCACTGGGACTGACTCTCATAAAGCCTGCCCGCGTCAAAGGAGCGAAGCTTGACCCAGCAGAGGACCACAAATTCGCCACTCTGGTTCTCCCTCTGGTCAAATATAAAGCCAAGCTGGATAGGAGttttaagaaaaaaagagagtaGAGGAAGAATTacagaagagggagaaagaggtgcAAGTCAAAGAGTACATCACACTTTGAAACAAATCTACTGTATttcatcaaaataaaacatataaagCATTTTGTAGATTATACATTTGTCTTCTTAAACGTCGTACAAAAAATGAGATGTAAATAATGGACTGTTGTTGCTTTGTTGAAAACCTTAATGACAGTACACATGTATTGAATGGTGACACAAACAAATCTGCCCTGTCCTGTAATTGCAAGTGGGAGTgaggctggtaggctgatcaCTTGATGTTGCACGGCagattttgaaatggcttgtaataCCTCTCACAAACGCCTGGTGGATTCTTACCATCCCAGTACATGTGGATATTATactgaataatatatatatataatataaaattatatatataatatatactgaTATTATACTACTATTATACTGTCAAGAGTTTGTCACAATTTCAAAGCACTTGCCCCTAACCTTATTTTGCTTATGAGACCGTGGGACGAAGTATATATAAAGAATTGGCAATCTTTGGGCAACTATTTTTGTGAGATAGTCATAAACATTACCGGCAAAATATGGGCGTAAATAGCTTTAGAACAAAATAATAGATTGACTAAAAGAACAGCTTCTGTGCATTGGTTGTAGGCGATGTTTGTATTGATTTTCCCTTTTCATATACACATTAAAAATAACCGTCCTCCGACCATTGCAGGCCGGTTTAAATAGTTAAAACTTggcctatctatatatatgaatTCTCTACCCATCTCCCAAGCTCCTGTGACTTACTAAGCTCACTTAGGAACTATGTTCCATGTTTTTCAAAAGTGCATTACAGATAACGTGAACGAAAAACATGGCCTTCAAATTGCAACATTTGAAACGGTTAAAAAGTAAAACGCTGTAACCTGTAGTGAGTTTTCTCTTTACATTTGTACCCTGCATTGGAATGTGAAGAATGGAAATACAAGCGGGATCATCTACACCTGCTGTCGACCTCGTTTCTTTTTTACCCTTTAGCCGTGACCTTTAGGAGCCGTCCAGTCCAGCGGTATGAACATTGTCACCAGCGTCGACGGCTTGTCATCAGTCCTCGTGTGTGCCATGTTTATAACAGGCACGCAGTGTAGTTATTACTGTGAGCATTGGCGTTCAAAGGATGGAGCAGAACATGCTGCCGCTGTTGTGGCAGCCGCTCTCCACGGTGGCGCTGATCCGGGCCGTCATGGAGATGGTGAGGCGGGAGGAGTACCCCGACGCCGAGGGCCCGGACGTGGAGTCGGCCAGAGGGCGGGCCGAGGGGTTCTCCAAGGCCCACAGAGTGTGTGACGGACAGCTGATGGGTCAATGAACCATTACATGACCTTAGGATGGCTATTCTACATTTTTAGAAGActtatatttacatttgtattGTAGTATATGGTGATATTTATAAATGTGCGTACACACCATCAAGATGGTTAATCTGAAATGACATAAGGGAGGATACCTGCAGAAGTAACTCATTTGGTCAAGTCTATTGTGGTGCTAGTTACCTGTTGGTATGTTGCAGAATGATGTTGTTATTCAACACACAGCTCTCATTGCTGGGGTCCATGTGTAGAAGTGCTTCTTTGTTTCCCGGGTGGCCCTGGAACAGGACATTGTCCCCGATAACTCCCTTTACTGGCCCAAGCACCACGATGGCCCCGCCTCCCTGTGATGGTTGGACGCGGTTATGCAGCACCTGCAGCCCAAAGACCACGCAAACAAATTTTACAACGTTGGACTGAGTATGTGCACAACTAAAATGTTTGCGTTGTTCTCCTCCATCTTTACCTTCACATCTGCATTGCTGGAGACTTGAATCCCGTTTCCACGGTTACCAACCACATCGTTCTCACCGATCTGCCCATCGCCACAGAAACTGACGCCGTGGCCTTTGTTGTCATAGATACCGTTGCCACGCAGCTCCACCCGGCAGTCCTTCTCAACGGTGACCCCACCCAGGCTGTTGTCGAGCGTACAGTTGGCCACCAGACGGGTCAGCTGAGTGCTCTGCAGGACGGCGATGCCAGCCGCACAGTTGCTGTTCAAAAGGTTTCCAATGACATTCAGAGGCTCACTGGTCTTCACGTACAGGCCGACAGCTGGACATGATGTAAGGAAAGGACAGAAGGGGTGTGAGAAATGACTTCAACCTGTCTGAGGCTAATGGCCAACATACAGGAGTTGCTGGCATAGAGCCCTCGTAGTGGCCTAATTTACCTCCATTGTGGCTCATACAGTTGCCCTCCACCAGCGCCACGCTGATGGACCGCCGTGCCGAGTAGCGCTCGTCCTCACTGTCCAGATCGTTCTCCCAGGCAAAGATCTCCCCGTCGTCGTTAAAGTTCTCCTGCGCGCCGCCTCGCCttgctccgtctcctcctcctcctctcctctcccctccccattcCTGGACAGCCCCATCACCAACTCTCGGCTCCCTGTTTTCAGGGTCCTTCCGGCAGAATACAGCCAGCCCATAGATGCGATTGTGGGTTATGTAGTTTGCCAGCAGTTGAGGGAGACTTGAGGCCATGACCCATACACCGCAGCCCTTGTTACCTATTGAATCCAGAGGAAGGAAAGTATGGCCATGTGATTAGAAATGGATTTCTAATAGAAAAGCACAGTAATTGTGGTTTCATTGCCACTTATAGTAGATGTGGTTTCCATGCCACTTATAGTAGATTTGGTTTGCATACCACTGCTCACAGTAAATGTGGTTTCTATGCCAGTACTCACACTAGATGTGGTTTTCATTCCACTACTCACACTACATGTGGTTTCCATGCCACTACTCGCAGTAGATGTGGTTCCTATGTCACTACTCACAGTAGATGTGGTTCCTATGTCACTACTCACAGTAGATGTGTTTCCTATGCCACTACTCGCAGTAGATGTGGTTCCTATGCCACTACTCGCAGTAGATGTGGTTCCTATGCCACTACTCGCAGTAGATGTGGTTCCTATGCCACTACTCACAGTAGATGTGGTTCCTATGCCACTACTCGCAGTAGATGTGGTTCCTATGCCACTACTCACAGTAGATGTGGTTCCTATGCCACTACTCACAGTAGATGTGGTTTCCCTCTATGAGCCCGCGGCCTCGCTCTCCCACCACCACGCCATCAGAGTAGCCGTAGCAGATGTAGTTGTTTCTAAGGACCGGGTCTCCCCCTCTGCGGATGTCTGCACCCCCCCACTGGTTCTCTCTGATCACATTTTCTAATGGAGGAGACACGTAACAGGGTTGAACATTAAAGGTGGGAAGGAAGGACCAAACTGAAGCAAGTACTAAAacaagtatttatttttatacttttaattaaaaaaaatattttttatcgaTAGCAATATCCATAATCATCTTCCATTAGGAAATTCTGGATCATGAACTCGATGACAGATAGTTACCTATTATCATCCCTCTGCCATTCTCATTCACAGCAATTCCTGCTGCTTGACCCTGGAAAATATGATTCCCACTAAAAGACAGAGACCAAGGCTTCTGAGTTGGTATGCAGTAAACATATATTGACCCAATGTGCTGAAGCTGTGTTTTATTGTCAATTCTGGTCAGCTTTCAAATCTCATCTCAATGTTCATTGATTAATAAACAACCCATTCCTGAGGCTATCTCTCTCACCTGACAACAGGATTCCCACTGAAGAGAATAT
Coding sequences:
- the polr1e gene encoding DNA-directed RNA polymerase I subunit RPA49 gives rise to the protein MAANCTFVCCEEERDTDKATIVQFSNGNIKNAEQLDFTFYKNTDEEHPRKKSRRVLVAESDRLSYVANNFGPGSLKCNNLCKYYVGVLNKDTMEMEMHSAQLFKMQPFIAGEPKVTEQVDNATLTYSEKLNSLVEAFGTTRQRRALNSHRLNRVGAESLQQVVAKAANSVIEQKGFAALSEELHEASNQLDMALYIPPCYPDAERPEDVYLFDDLLSPADYEELAVAGSQMAALAEEGLQTLKDGKCLSIVKHMESLPSGKDAREKMLRCCAYLYLLLQLYRAGRVNGKFGQNEGCTFDLRRKIFKTFTVETFWKGRLNNQVSPSMRAKIAAYCLALQLHMGFMSVNLTLLQRDLLVKEMWIMEVAKSLGLTLIKPARVKGAKLDPAEDHKFATLVLPLVKYKAKLDRSFKKKRE